AGGTAGGTGGCACCTGGGGTGTCATGGAATGAGGTACTTGGACACCAGTCAGGGCATCTGTCACATCAGCCTAAAGAttctgctgggctgggacccTCCTGCTGCCACGGCATTGCAGGGGCtcccagtcacagaatcacagtcagttaggttggaaaagacctctgagattcCATCGGAACTGCCCCAAGAAGGCTCCTGTCATGTGATCCTAAGGGATACGTGAAAGATCTGGTTTGGGGCATTTGCCTCATTGGCTGTTTGGTCCATCCATCCTCTCCAGAAGGAATTTGGCACTGTTTTGCTCCTACTTTCCTTGACCTGGTGCCTGGGATGgcctgagctgggctgtgctgagggcactCAGGCTGCAGCTCTCCTTGTGCTCTGCTCTTGCGTATTTTGCATGATATTTTGGGCAGGATGAGTCCAGCTCAGTGATTCCTTGGCTTTCCGTGCCTgttcagaagaaagaaagatttgCAGATGGTTTCAGAGTTGGCTCCAAGGAAGGGAAATAGAGGAGCTGgaaagaaattttctgtgtCCACAAATAGCAAGAGCAGTGACTTCCCTGTATCTGAGGAGCACATGGGGCAGAGCCACTGTCCTCCCATGGCTGCCTGATCTCCAAACAGTGTTGTAAATAATGTTAATGCATtgatttttgcagaaaaagctGCCCAACCTCCACAGTCTGGACCTCTTCAACTGCGAGGTGACGATGCTCATCAACTACCGGGAGAGCGTGTTcgccctcctgccccagctcacCTACCTGGATGGCTTTGATGCTGACGAGCAGGAAGCCCCTGACTCAGACCCTGAAGCAGATGGGGATGCACTGGAAGATGAGTATGAGAATGGGGAAGGTGaggattttctctcctcttGGTTTTCTTGCTGGGGAACAACCCCCTTTCTGCTTCTGCGTGAGCACGTTGCCCCATAACTGATTAGCACTGAATAGGGGCTGTCTGGGTACCCACATTCCCTCCTCCAGAAAGCTGGGGAGGGAATGGGATTTTCTGGGAGGTGACAGGGGTGTTGTTCTCCCTCCTCATCCTGTGtgatccctgcctgctgctcacACAGCACTGAGGGGTGAGCAGAGTGTCTGGGGATGGTGAGGACTTGGGAACTGGAAcgcttccctccctctccttttgGTAGAAGGTGAGGAAGAGGAcgatgatgaagaggaagatgattTGGATGAAGAAGTCATTGAtgatgaagaagatgaagatgatgaccTGGAaggtgaagaggaggaggatggagtaGATGATGAGGTGAGGCTTTCTGTCACTGGGCTGTTTGGTCACACATTTATCCCTTGTCTGGTGACCCAGGTGTCACTTTGAGGGCAGATCTGAGGAGCTTGCCATCCCCTCTGACTTTTTCCATGTACCTTTTGACTCATGGTCCACAGAGTTTTCCAGTTCAGGCTTGTCCTGGTACTTCCCATGGCCCCAAGTGATGAAGCCATGCAGCCCCATCCGTAGGGATTGAGGAGCTATTTGGGAACCAACAGCTTCTCCCTAGCACCTTGAGGCTTCAGTGGGGTGGGAGCAGAGATTGCTGTGGAGTTACAGCTCAGGGAGTTGTGGTTCTTGCAACAAAATGCCTTGTTTTAACTccaggaggaagatgaggaggaagatggtgaggaggatgaagaggatGAAGCTGAAGATGGTGAGTTGAATCCTAACAAACCAATTTCTTACCAAAGCTGCCTCAACAAATATTTGGTGTTTTTAGAGCTCCCCAAGCCTCAGTACAGGGCTGTTGTTGCTGCAACTTTTCTGCCCAAGCTGATGTTGAGTAGTGTCATCACCAAGGGTCACAAAGGGGACGGAAAACAGATTTCAGTACCTCCTAATTCCAACCATTCTGGGTAATTCTGCCAAATATTTGAGGCAGATTGCCTAGAAAACCAGTTCAGCTGCAGACCTGAGCTTCTTGGGTCCAGACTCCTCTGGTTTTAACAAATATAAACACCCAAATGAATGTTGATAGAATGTTGTGGCTGGTGTGAATTCAAACGATCTTGGATGACTCATGGAATGTTACGGTTGGGAAATCCCTTAATATCAAGACCAACACCACCGTGTTCACctctaaaccatgtccctaagtgccacatccacatgtttttgaacacttccagggatgacgactccaccactgccctgggcagcctgtgccagtgtctgaccaccctTCCCGTGAAGGAATTTTcactaatatccaacctaaacctcctctggcacaacttgagtctgttccctttcctcctgtcccttgttccctggcagcagagcctgaccccctccagctccctcctcctgtcagggagttgcagagccagaaggtcccccctgagcctccttttctccaggatgagcccccccagctccctcagctgctcctgctgctccagccccttccccagctccattcccttccctggacacgctccagcccctccatgtccttgtcctgaggggcccagaactgtcCCCAGGATTTGGGGCCCCACCAGTGTCCAGCACAGGGCATGTGAACTTGGTTAGAAATGACTGAATTCTACAGATGCTGTGTTTTTGAGGGTCCTCAACAAAAATAAccccttttccagcagctgttGAAATATGGGATGCTCAGAGGGCACAGAAAGTAGTTCATGTCTGCTGCTATCCCAGGCTTTTCCATGTGCCACGAGGAGCAGGGTAGggtggatctctgctctggAATGGTGCTGGTTTTGCTCCCAGATGTGCCTTGTGaggccacagctcagctgctgttccccagggctgggcagaaaTTCACCCTTGGCCTCTCTTTGCAGACCATCCGTGTGGGCAGAAGAGAAAACGAAGTCTAGAGGATGAAGGAGAGGAAGACCCAGAGGACGAAGAGGACGATGAGGATGACTGAGCCCAGCGAGCCAATCAGTTTTACAGACTCTGACTGTGCTTGTCTTAAACCTCCCCGTTGTGTCTATGTGAGACTGTAAATCCCCAtctcccactcctcctcctcccccctttGTATGGCTGCAGCGTccacaatatatttttttaagattt
The window above is part of the Pseudopipra pipra isolate bDixPip1 chromosome 27, bDixPip1.hap1, whole genome shotgun sequence genome. Proteins encoded here:
- the LOC135403436 gene encoding acidic leucine-rich nuclear phosphoprotein 32 family member B isoform X2, whose product is MEMEKRLTLELRNKKPGEVKELVLDNCRSEDGKVVGLSSDFENLEFLSMININLLSVSNLPKLNKLRKLELSDNRISGGLEVLAEKTPNLTHLNLSGNKIKDINTLEPLKKLPNLHSLDLFNCEVTMLINYRESVFALLPQLTYLDGFDADEQEAPDSDPEADGDALEDEYENGEGEEEDDDEEEDDLDEEVIDDEEDEDDDLEGEEEEDGVDDEEEDEEEDGEEDEEDEAEDDHPCGQKRKRSLEDEGEEDPEDEEDDEDD
- the LOC135403436 gene encoding acidic leucine-rich nuclear phosphoprotein 32 family member B isoform X1, coding for MEMEKRLTLELRNKKPGEVKELVLDNCRSEDGKVVGLSSDFENLEFLSMININLLSVSNLPKLNKLRKLELSDNRISGGLEVLAEKTPNLTHLNLSGNKIKDINTLEPLKKLPNLHSLDLFNCEVTMLINYRESVFALLPQLTYLDGFDADEQEAPDSDPEADGDALEDEYENGEEGEEEDDDEEEDDLDEEVIDDEEDEDDDLEGEEEEDGVDDEEEDEEEDGEEDEEDEAEDDHPCGQKRKRSLEDEGEEDPEDEEDDEDD